The following coding sequences lie in one Xanthomonas hortorum pv. pelargonii genomic window:
- a CDS encoding phosphoribosylaminoimidazolesuccinocarboxamide synthase — MSTTLLQSDLPGLPLRHRGKVRDVFDIPRERLPADAPPGDYLLMVATDRLSAFDVVLPDPIPGKGEMLCQVSNFWFHKTDHLMPNHLVDIRVEQVLPDGVDPALYAKRAVVTRKLKPVPVEAIARGYLIGSGWKDYQRTGKISGIELPDGLRQAEKLPEPIFTPSTKAAVGDHDENIDFDAMVKTVGAELAERVRDATLRIYRFAADFAAERGILLADTKFEFGTDADGRLYIMDEMLTPDSSRYWPADQYELGTSPPSYDKQFVRDYLETLDWGKTAPGPSLPAEVIERTRAKYAEALQRLAGISVD, encoded by the coding sequence GTGTCGACCACGCTGTTGCAATCCGATCTGCCCGGCCTGCCATTGCGTCACCGTGGCAAGGTCCGCGATGTCTTCGACATTCCCCGCGAGCGCCTGCCCGCCGATGCGCCGCCGGGCGACTATCTGCTGATGGTGGCCACCGACCGCCTGTCCGCGTTCGACGTGGTGCTGCCCGACCCGATCCCCGGCAAGGGCGAGATGCTGTGCCAGGTCTCCAACTTCTGGTTCCACAAGACCGACCATCTGATGCCCAACCATCTGGTCGATATCCGCGTGGAACAGGTGCTGCCCGACGGTGTGGACCCGGCGCTGTATGCCAAGCGCGCAGTGGTCACGCGCAAGCTCAAGCCGGTGCCGGTGGAAGCGATCGCACGCGGCTACCTGATCGGCAGCGGCTGGAAGGATTACCAGCGCACCGGCAAGATCAGCGGCATCGAACTGCCCGACGGCCTGCGCCAGGCCGAGAAACTGCCCGAACCGATCTTTACCCCATCCACCAAGGCCGCCGTGGGCGACCATGACGAAAACATCGACTTCGATGCGATGGTCAAGACGGTGGGCGCCGAGCTCGCCGAGCGCGTGCGCGATGCCACCTTGCGCATTTACCGCTTCGCCGCCGATTTCGCCGCCGAGCGCGGCATTCTGCTGGCCGACACCAAGTTCGAATTCGGCACCGACGCCGATGGCCGCCTGTACATCATGGACGAGATGCTGACCCCGGACTCCTCGCGCTACTGGCCGGCCGACCAGTACGAACTCGGCACCAGCCCACCCAGCTACGACAAGCAGTTCGTGCGCGATTATCTGGAAACCCTGGATTGGGGCAAGACCGCGCCCGGCCCCAGCCTGCCAGCAGAGGTGATCGAGCGTACGCGTGCCAAATATGCCGAAGCATTGCAGCGGTTGGCGGGTATTTCGGTTGATTGA
- a CDS encoding outer membrane protein yields the protein MKTTPLTSAAIVLLALAPSAWAQTGPADWSGFSIGANVGGADASGVSGGRFGFDTNLDGRDGDQVSTATGADAFSPGFCGGAAAGRTPASGCSKDKGGAEYGARLGYDWQAGNWVYGVVAEYTRNDLRDSVSAFSTTPAFYTFTRQLNRTAALRGRIGYAFGEQGDFLAYFTAGVARGEFDHSFSCSNTANSFTSSGGDSADGYQAGVGLQRRLSDNVSVGVEYLFTRLEDEDTRVRVGPGTAPATNPFLRVNPAGTDLRRTDTDFSANAVRLTATYRF from the coding sequence ATGAAAACCACCCCGCTCACTTCTGCCGCCATCGTTCTGTTGGCCCTCGCCCCGTCCGCCTGGGCACAAACCGGCCCGGCCGACTGGTCCGGCTTCTCCATTGGCGCCAATGTCGGCGGCGCCGACGCCAGTGGCGTCTCCGGCGGCCGCTTCGGCTTCGATACCAATCTGGACGGCCGCGATGGCGACCAGGTCAGCACCGCCACCGGTGCCGATGCGTTCTCGCCCGGCTTCTGCGGTGGCGCCGCAGCCGGCCGCACGCCGGCCAGTGGCTGCAGCAAGGACAAGGGCGGTGCCGAGTATGGCGCGCGTCTCGGTTATGACTGGCAGGCCGGCAACTGGGTCTACGGCGTGGTGGCCGAGTACACCCGCAACGACCTGCGCGACAGCGTCAGCGCCTTCAGCACCACCCCGGCGTTCTACACCTTCACCCGCCAGCTCAACCGCACCGCCGCCCTGCGTGGCCGGATCGGGTATGCCTTCGGCGAGCAGGGCGATTTTCTGGCCTATTTCACCGCCGGCGTGGCACGCGGCGAGTTCGACCACAGCTTCTCCTGCAGCAACACCGCCAACAGCTTCACCAGCAGCGGTGGCGACAGCGCCGACGGCTATCAGGCCGGTGTTGGCCTGCAGCGCCGCTTGAGCGACAACGTCTCGGTGGGCGTGGAATACCTGTTCACCCGCCTGGAGGACGAAGACACCCGCGTGCGCGTCGGGCCGGGCACCGCACCGGCGACCAACCCGTTCCTGCGCGTCAATCCGGCTGGTACCGATCTGCGCCGCACCGACACCGATTTCTCGGCCAATGCGGTGCGGTTGACGGCGACGTATCGCTTCTGA
- the rpe gene encoding ribulose-phosphate 3-epimerase, with the protein MQPTAIAPSILSADFARLGEEVNNVLKAGADWVHFDVMDNHYVPNLTIGPMVCQALRKHGITAPIDVHLMVEPVDRIVPDFADAGATTISFHPEASRHVHRTIQLIKSHGCQAGLVLNPATPVDILDWVLPELDLVLVMSVNPGFGGQAFIPSALDKLRAIRTRIDALGKPIRLEIDGGVKADNIGAIAAAGADTFVAGSAIFNAPDYAQVIAQMRAAVDAVR; encoded by the coding sequence ATGCAACCGACGGCGATCGCCCCGTCCATCCTGTCCGCCGATTTCGCCCGTCTTGGCGAAGAGGTGAACAACGTCCTGAAGGCCGGCGCCGACTGGGTGCACTTCGATGTGATGGACAACCACTATGTGCCCAACCTCACCATCGGCCCGATGGTGTGCCAGGCGCTGCGCAAGCACGGCATCACCGCGCCGATCGACGTGCATCTGATGGTCGAACCGGTGGACCGCATCGTGCCGGACTTCGCCGACGCCGGCGCCACCACCATCAGCTTTCATCCCGAGGCCAGCCGCCACGTGCACCGCACGATCCAGCTGATCAAATCGCACGGCTGCCAGGCTGGGCTGGTGCTCAACCCGGCCACGCCGGTGGACATTCTGGACTGGGTGCTGCCCGAGCTGGATCTGGTGCTGGTGATGTCGGTCAATCCCGGCTTCGGCGGGCAGGCGTTCATTCCCTCGGCGCTGGACAAGCTGCGCGCGATCCGCACCAGGATCGATGCGCTCGGCAAGCCGATCCGGCTGGAGATCGATGGCGGAGTGAAGGCCGACAATATCGGCGCGATTGCCGCCGCCGGTGCCGATACCTTCGTGGCCGGCTCGGCGATCTTCAATGCCCCCGACTATGCGCAGGTGATCGCGCAGATGCGCGCAGCGGTGGATGCGGTGCGATGA
- a CDS encoding GNAT family N-acetyltransferase, which produces MSQAPLQIRSATPDDAALLHELVTALAVYEREPDAVKASPDDLRASLFGDGATAHALICEQDGQALGFAVYFFNYSTWLGRNGLYLEDLFVRPQARGQGAGLALLRHLAQLAVQRGCGRFEWSVLDWNAPAIAFYQAVGARPMEGWTVYRLDGERLAAFAAGA; this is translated from the coding sequence ATGAGCCAGGCCCCGCTGCAGATCCGCAGCGCCACGCCCGATGACGCCGCGCTGCTGCACGAACTGGTCACCGCACTGGCGGTCTACGAACGCGAGCCCGACGCGGTCAAGGCCAGCCCGGACGACCTGCGCGCCAGCCTGTTCGGCGACGGCGCCACCGCGCACGCGTTGATTTGCGAGCAAGACGGCCAGGCGCTGGGATTTGCGGTGTATTTCTTCAACTACTCCACCTGGCTCGGTCGCAACGGTCTGTATCTGGAAGATCTGTTCGTGCGTCCGCAAGCGCGCGGGCAGGGCGCCGGCCTGGCGCTGTTGCGGCATCTGGCCCAGTTGGCTGTGCAGCGTGGCTGCGGGCGGTTCGAATGGTCGGTGCTGGACTGGAACGCGCCGGCCATCGCGTTCTACCAGGCCGTCGGTGCGCGCCCGATGGAGGGCTGGACGGTGTACCGGCTCGACGGCGAGCGCCTGGCCGCGTTTGCCGCTGGCGCTTGA
- the yegS gene encoding lipid kinase YegS, with amino-acid sequence MAPSHWRLILNGKSTDNLDLREAVGTLRKRGIQLDVRVTWEEGDAERYVGEAVADGVHTVVAAGGDGTLSEVAAALAHHDTDAATLPSLGLVPLGTANDFATAANIPLEPLDALTLIAERPAQPIDLLRIEAEHGPHWCANVASGGFGTQVTVETDEGLKKMLGGLAYLITGMSRLGRIDPISARFSGPDFSWEGEFIALGLGNGRQAGGGQALCPEALIDDGLLDVTIVPALNGEVAATLGTLVTGGKQAALERVALRARLPWLEMVSHQPLTLNLDGEPETSQHFRIECVPARLRMHLPVECPLRSA; translated from the coding sequence ATGGCCCCGTCCCACTGGCGTCTGATCCTCAACGGCAAGTCCACCGACAATCTGGACCTGCGTGAGGCGGTGGGAACGCTGCGCAAGCGCGGCATCCAGCTCGATGTCCGGGTCACCTGGGAAGAGGGCGATGCCGAGCGTTATGTCGGCGAAGCCGTCGCCGATGGCGTACACACCGTGGTCGCCGCCGGAGGCGACGGCACCCTGAGCGAAGTGGCCGCCGCACTCGCCCATCACGACACCGATGCCGCTACGCTGCCTTCGCTGGGTCTGGTGCCGCTGGGCACCGCCAACGACTTCGCCACCGCCGCCAACATCCCGCTCGAGCCGCTCGACGCGCTGACGCTGATCGCCGAACGCCCGGCGCAACCCATCGACCTGCTGCGCATCGAAGCCGAGCACGGCCCGCATTGGTGCGCCAACGTCGCCAGTGGCGGCTTCGGTACCCAGGTCACCGTGGAAACCGACGAGGGCTTGAAGAAGATGCTCGGCGGCCTGGCCTATCTGATTACCGGCATGTCGCGGCTGGGGCGGATCGACCCGATCAGCGCCCGCTTCAGCGGCCCGGATTTCAGCTGGGAGGGCGAGTTCATCGCACTCGGCCTGGGCAATGGGCGCCAGGCCGGTGGCGGCCAGGCGCTGTGCCCGGAAGCCTTGATCGACGACGGCCTGCTCGACGTCACCATCGTGCCCGCGCTCAACGGCGAAGTGGCCGCCACCCTCGGCACCCTGGTCACCGGCGGCAAACAGGCCGCGCTGGAACGCGTTGCCTTGCGCGCCCGGCTGCCCTGGCTGGAGATGGTCTCGCACCAACCACTGACCTTGAATCTGGACGGTGAACCGGAGACCTCGCAGCATTTCCGCATCGAATGCGTGCCGGCGCGGTTGCGCATGCATTTGCCGGTGGAGTGCCCGTTGCGGAGCGCTTGA
- the trpE gene encoding anthranilate synthase component I → MITAEQFQRQAAEGHTRIPVVREVLSDLDTPLSVYLKLADGAYTYLFESVEGGERFGRYSIIGLPARRVYSFRGHTLEISEHGEVLETREVADPLAEVDALRAEHSVPQLDGLPGFTGGLVGWFGFECIQYIEPHLGGGDKPDELGTPDILLMLSEELAVFDNLKGRLYLIVHADPRQPQAYVRANRRLDELAHRLRQGGAGYPQAQISDAIDESDFRSSFTREEYHAVVRKAQEYVRAGDIFQVVPSQRLRVPFRARPVDVYRALRALNPSPYMYFLDVGGTQVVGSSPEILARLRDGVVTVRPIAGTRPRGATPELDKALEAELLADPKERAEHVMLIDLGRNDVGRVAEPGSVKVGEQFVIERYSHVMHIVSEVTGTLKAGLNYSDVLRATFPAGTVSGAPKIRALEIIRELEPVKRNVYSGAVGYIGWHGDADTAIAIRTAVIQDGYLYVQAGGGVVYDSDPDLEWQETMNKGRALFRAVAQAAKGL, encoded by the coding sequence TTGATCACCGCAGAGCAGTTCCAGCGCCAGGCCGCTGAAGGTCACACCCGTATTCCCGTTGTCCGCGAAGTGCTGTCCGATCTGGATACGCCGCTCTCGGTCTATCTGAAGCTCGCCGACGGCGCCTATACCTATCTGTTCGAATCGGTCGAAGGCGGTGAACGCTTCGGGCGCTATTCCATCATCGGCCTGCCCGCGCGGCGCGTGTACAGCTTCCGCGGGCATACGCTGGAAATCAGCGAGCACGGCGAAGTGCTGGAAACCCGCGAGGTTGCCGACCCACTCGCCGAGGTCGATGCCTTGCGCGCCGAGCATTCTGTGCCGCAGCTCGACGGCCTGCCCGGCTTCACCGGCGGGCTGGTCGGCTGGTTCGGCTTCGAGTGCATCCAGTACATCGAGCCGCACCTGGGCGGCGGCGACAAACCCGACGAACTCGGCACGCCCGACATCCTGCTGATGCTCTCCGAAGAGCTGGCGGTGTTCGACAATCTCAAGGGCCGCCTGTACCTGATCGTGCATGCCGACCCGCGCCAGCCGCAGGCCTATGTGCGCGCCAATCGGCGCCTGGACGAACTGGCGCATCGCCTGCGTCAGGGTGGTGCGGGGTATCCGCAGGCGCAGATTTCCGATGCGATCGACGAGTCGGATTTCCGTTCCTCGTTTACCCGCGAGGAATATCACGCGGTGGTGCGCAAGGCGCAGGAATACGTGCGCGCCGGCGATATTTTTCAAGTGGTGCCGTCGCAGCGTTTGCGCGTGCCGTTTCGCGCGCGCCCGGTGGATGTGTATCGCGCCTTGCGCGCGCTCAATCCATCGCCGTACATGTATTTTCTCGATGTCGGCGGCACGCAAGTCGTCGGTTCCTCGCCGGAAATCCTGGCGCGCCTGCGCGATGGTGTGGTCACCGTGCGCCCGATCGCCGGCACCCGCCCGCGTGGCGCCACGCCCGAGCTGGACAAGGCGCTGGAAGCCGAATTGCTGGCCGATCCGAAGGAGCGGGCCGAGCACGTGATGCTGATCGATCTGGGGCGTAACGATGTCGGTCGCGTTGCCGAACCTGGCTCGGTGAAAGTCGGCGAGCAGTTCGTGATCGAACGCTACAGCCACGTCATGCACATCGTCAGCGAAGTGACCGGTACGCTCAAGGCCGGCCTGAATTACAGCGATGTGCTACGCGCCACGTTCCCGGCCGGCACCGTCAGCGGCGCACCGAAAATCCGCGCGCTGGAAATCATCCGCGAGCTGGAGCCGGTCAAACGCAACGTGTATTCCGGCGCAGTCGGCTATATCGGCTGGCACGGCGATGCCGACACCGCAATCGCGATCCGCACCGCGGTCATCCAGGACGGCTACCTGTATGTGCAGGCCGGCGGCGGGGTGGTCTACGACTCTGATCCCGACCTGGAATGGCAGGAGACGATGAACAAGGGCCGCGCGCTGTTTCGTGCGGTTGCGCAGGCAGCCAAGGGGTTGTGA
- a CDS encoding threonine aldolase family protein, with the protein MDGQRSAVRISFRNDYSEGAHPRLLQALVQASAEQNAGYGTDRHSERAIALIRQAVARPQAAVHLLVGGTQTNLTAIAAFLRPHQAVIAVEAGHIATHETGAIEATGHKVLTVPALHDKLTPALIQPVLGVHGNEHMVQPRLVYISNSTESGTIYTRAELDALSRFCRAHDLLLYLDGARLGAALTADGNDLDLPTIATLTDAFYIGGTKNGALLGEALVIVNPALQADFRYLIKQRGALLAKGMVLGTQFATLFEDGLFFELAAHANAMAQRLRAGLLAAGAQFTSDSPTNQQFIAVSAQQAAQLAQRYDFERWEVRADGSHVIRFVTSWATTAASVDRLCADVAALSHSGSHS; encoded by the coding sequence ATGGACGGGCAGCGCAGCGCCGTACGCATCAGTTTTCGCAACGACTACAGCGAGGGTGCGCACCCGCGTCTGCTGCAGGCACTGGTGCAGGCCAGTGCCGAGCAGAACGCCGGCTACGGCACCGATCGTCACAGCGAACGTGCGATTGCGTTGATCCGGCAGGCGGTCGCGCGACCGCAGGCGGCGGTGCATCTGTTGGTCGGTGGCACGCAGACCAATCTGACCGCGATTGCCGCGTTTCTGCGCCCGCATCAGGCCGTGATCGCAGTCGAAGCCGGCCATATCGCCACGCACGAAACCGGTGCGATCGAAGCGACCGGCCACAAGGTGCTCACCGTGCCCGCGCTTCACGACAAGCTGACCCCGGCGCTGATCCAGCCGGTGCTTGGCGTGCATGGCAACGAGCACATGGTGCAACCGCGCCTGGTCTACATCTCCAACAGCACCGAGAGCGGCACCATCTACACGCGTGCCGAACTCGACGCGTTGTCGCGTTTTTGCCGCGCGCACGACTTGCTGCTGTATCTGGATGGCGCGCGCCTGGGCGCAGCGCTGACAGCGGATGGCAACGATCTGGATCTACCGACGATCGCCACGCTGACCGATGCGTTCTACATCGGCGGCACCAAGAACGGTGCCTTGCTCGGCGAAGCCTTGGTCATCGTCAATCCCGCATTGCAGGCCGACTTCCGTTATCTGATCAAGCAGCGCGGCGCGCTGCTGGCCAAGGGCATGGTGCTGGGCACGCAGTTCGCCACCTTGTTCGAGGATGGATTGTTCTTCGAGCTGGCTGCGCATGCCAATGCGATGGCGCAGCGTTTGCGCGCCGGATTGCTGGCCGCTGGCGCGCAGTTCACCAGCGACTCGCCGACCAATCAGCAGTTCATCGCCGTCAGCGCGCAGCAGGCCGCGCAGCTGGCGCAACGCTACGACTTCGAGCGTTGGGAAGTCCGTGCCGATGGAAGCCACGTGATCCGCTTCGTGACCTCGTGGGCGACCACGGCCGCGTCGGTCGATCGGCTCTGCGCGGACGTCGCAGCGCTCAGCCACTCCGGCTCGCATTCATAA
- the xopP gene encoding type III secretion system effector XopP, with the protein MHRVEMIKQRSIELAESTNLAIVPTDSATATNTTGGRPVKQSPQLHGLAARPPKPVRQTVVGSSDVLPGPSSPVLLPAAAMQLQRIDTGEMLRKALGKAKIFRDLIGSNEGPQGQRGATSKVVPEQKVKLSLAAMKSAREGLQAVADLKVQGRLQSKAAVEHEHALLTLLGTSAVVGYAARDELLEDKWMQQFDIIRPIEPAIGATTVQAELHNSDVERQQTEEWQGYLSEIEQYRGAMDELLRRMKAPDTHKKIRENVSAMVPLIRSNLGFCHETMQSIRSLLVDIHRLQLEHQVEAKGMPEVMARLHELDEAKNYCGDNVAAAFSALSQVLIESICPSEAGVALTPQVVAQHKDVLEDYAEHFGRIGLKLCVDVATLIENDCDDHIWRSMLDLAQALTDYRQCVLDLNSSVVAGKREVVTSPSATIEQLPVPRASPRSARKHRKPGNRAAEESSLVPAPPAILSDTRTLAQKQADALLKSIPLERSMVTELDADFMLIAEMLGRDTSSVNSMMHRSGQDAAIAFTLVRASVRDWFARDRLLQTKAKLSPEDDRVAQLTERLQLVDMIEQRVQLREADALKSDPQPRSPHLSRLLKMSEVARVTSPIRLPSDHDNGDRGTLFEIRIDHAPLSNGKRPAPWFVHLHTAEPVTADALPTLGYKAFNAVHLKTAREKNLGKRWEMLMRALGHADAKVHRSTIDSALLASLLHMRSGSEATFG; encoded by the coding sequence ATGCATCGTGTCGAAATGATCAAGCAGCGCTCTATAGAGTTGGCTGAGTCGACGAACCTTGCCATTGTGCCGACAGACTCCGCGACGGCAACAAACACTACTGGCGGCCGCCCTGTTAAGCAGTCGCCGCAACTACACGGACTTGCCGCCAGGCCCCCCAAGCCCGTAAGGCAGACCGTTGTGGGTTCGTCTGATGTGTTGCCGGGGCCATCAAGCCCTGTGTTATTACCCGCGGCTGCCATGCAGCTTCAGCGCATTGACACAGGCGAAATGCTGAGAAAAGCGCTTGGCAAGGCCAAGATCTTTAGAGATCTGATCGGCAGTAATGAAGGCCCGCAGGGACAACGAGGGGCTACGTCGAAAGTGGTCCCGGAACAGAAGGTCAAGCTATCGCTGGCTGCCATGAAGTCTGCCCGCGAAGGATTGCAGGCAGTCGCCGATTTGAAGGTGCAGGGGCGGTTGCAGTCTAAAGCCGCAGTGGAGCACGAACATGCATTGTTGACGCTTCTCGGAACGTCCGCTGTAGTCGGTTATGCAGCACGTGACGAACTGCTGGAAGACAAGTGGATGCAGCAATTTGACATCATTCGGCCGATTGAGCCCGCGATCGGCGCCACTACTGTGCAGGCGGAGCTGCACAACAGTGATGTTGAGCGTCAGCAAACCGAAGAGTGGCAGGGGTATTTGAGCGAAATCGAACAGTACCGGGGAGCAATGGATGAGTTGCTGAGACGCATGAAGGCGCCGGATACACACAAGAAAATACGCGAAAATGTCTCAGCCATGGTGCCGTTGATCAGGAGCAATCTGGGTTTTTGTCATGAAACGATGCAGTCAATCCGGAGTCTGCTCGTCGATATCCATCGTCTGCAGCTGGAGCATCAGGTCGAGGCCAAGGGCATGCCGGAAGTCATGGCTAGATTGCACGAATTGGACGAGGCCAAGAACTACTGCGGCGATAACGTAGCAGCGGCGTTTTCGGCGCTGAGCCAAGTCCTGATCGAATCGATATGTCCCTCGGAAGCCGGCGTTGCATTGACTCCGCAGGTGGTGGCACAACACAAAGACGTTCTTGAGGACTATGCAGAGCACTTTGGGCGCATCGGTCTGAAGCTATGCGTGGATGTCGCTACTCTCATTGAGAATGATTGCGACGATCATATCTGGAGATCGATGCTCGATTTGGCGCAGGCACTGACTGATTATCGACAGTGTGTGCTTGACCTCAACAGTTCCGTTGTCGCCGGAAAGCGCGAGGTCGTCACGTCGCCATCTGCAACGATTGAGCAGCTGCCCGTGCCGAGGGCGTCGCCGAGATCGGCCCGCAAGCATCGCAAGCCGGGCAATCGAGCGGCCGAAGAGTCTAGCCTCGTCCCTGCACCTCCTGCCATCTTGAGCGATACACGGACGCTTGCACAAAAACAAGCGGATGCGCTGTTGAAGAGCATTCCGCTGGAACGATCCATGGTGACCGAACTGGACGCGGACTTCATGCTGATTGCGGAAATGCTGGGAAGGGACACCAGCAGCGTCAACAGTATGATGCATCGCTCCGGGCAAGATGCGGCGATTGCTTTCACGCTCGTACGCGCGTCGGTCCGGGACTGGTTCGCAAGGGATCGGTTGCTGCAGACAAAGGCGAAACTGTCGCCAGAAGACGATCGGGTTGCCCAACTCACCGAGCGTTTGCAGCTGGTGGACATGATCGAGCAGCGTGTGCAGCTCCGCGAAGCAGATGCGCTGAAGAGCGACCCGCAGCCCCGTTCGCCGCATCTTTCGCGCTTGCTGAAGATGAGCGAGGTTGCCCGCGTAACTTCACCAATTCGATTACCCTCCGACCACGACAATGGAGATCGCGGCACGCTGTTTGAGATACGTATCGACCACGCACCGTTGTCCAACGGCAAGCGCCCTGCGCCATGGTTCGTACACCTGCATACTGCCGAGCCGGTGACGGCGGACGCGTTGCCTACCCTAGGCTACAAGGCTTTTAACGCCGTCCATCTGAAAACGGCAAGAGAGAAAAATCTAGGGAAGCGCTGGGAGATGCTCATGCGAGCGCTCGGTCATGCCGATGCGAAGGTACACCGCTCCACGATCGATTCGGCGCTGCTCGCCTCGTTGTTGCACATGCGAAGTGGTAGCGAAGCCACATTCGGATAG
- a CDS encoding type III effector, translated as MPKIHRSNGLHESHSPNGLAGFDQESIVKLHEYTAPEFLGLSKFSSKKKKVNASTMQNLKLAEDTVLKVKYLLPYGAGNQKTDISYTQGESWARRAMLRDNEYNQDPIQNAGRAVAYQAGNCNEHANVGYTLLAASSLNAPLLRVSDADEDHAYVLIGDPRDPTWGEKDTVVVDAWVTHPAAMTLDQSKGLNPQPNPLFQRPPRAQPDARATAALANVSPVSTENVNKYLLEQRGAPEIGQPLLRHIDAYVDTSKFFNERVSVGDPSTRYQSSALSSKSFDKIMYCTIEKENYADAAWRGNGFRW; from the coding sequence ATGCCAAAGATCCATCGTTCCAATGGCTTACACGAATCCCATTCACCCAATGGCTTGGCAGGCTTCGATCAAGAGTCCATTGTCAAACTTCATGAATATACAGCTCCTGAGTTCCTCGGGCTGAGTAAGTTCAGTTCGAAAAAGAAGAAAGTAAACGCCTCCACTATGCAAAACTTGAAGCTCGCTGAAGATACAGTGCTGAAAGTAAAATACTTGCTACCTTATGGTGCAGGTAACCAGAAAACTGACATCAGCTACACCCAAGGAGAGTCATGGGCAAGGCGGGCGATGCTGCGAGACAATGAGTATAATCAGGATCCCATTCAGAATGCGGGTAGGGCTGTAGCTTACCAAGCCGGAAACTGCAACGAACATGCAAATGTGGGTTATACGCTATTGGCGGCCAGCTCACTCAATGCGCCTCTACTTCGAGTAAGCGACGCAGATGAAGACCATGCTTACGTGCTGATTGGTGATCCCCGTGACCCCACGTGGGGCGAGAAAGATACGGTCGTTGTGGATGCGTGGGTGACACATCCAGCAGCAATGACGTTAGACCAATCAAAAGGCTTAAATCCGCAGCCTAATCCCTTGTTCCAACGGCCTCCACGGGCTCAGCCAGATGCCAGAGCGACCGCTGCACTTGCCAACGTAAGCCCAGTATCGACTGAGAATGTCAATAAATATCTTCTTGAGCAGAGAGGCGCACCTGAAATTGGGCAGCCGCTCCTAAGGCACATTGATGCCTATGTGGATACAAGCAAATTTTTCAACGAACGCGTTTCGGTTGGCGACCCAAGCACCAGATATCAATCCTCAGCACTATCCTCAAAGTCGTTCGATAAGATTATGTACTGCACAATCGAGAAAGAAAATTATGCAGATGCTGCCTGGCGTGGCAACGGGTTTAGGTGGTAG